The nucleotide sequence CGACAGTTCGGTGCAGATGTTGCGCAACGTGCCGCACCTGGCGCTGATCCCGCTGGTGATCCTGTGGTTCGGCATCGACGAGAGCGCGAAGATTTTCCTGGTCGCCCTCGGCACGCTGTTCCCGATCTACCTCAACACCTACCACGGCATCCGCAACATCGACCCCGGCCTGCTGGAGATGGCGCGCAGCTACGGGCTGTCCGGCTTCGCGCTGTTCCGCCAGGTGATCCTGCCCGGTGCGCTGCCGTCGATTCTGGTCGGCGTGCGCTTCGCCCTCGGTTTCATGTGGCTGACGCTGATCGTCGCCGAGACGATCTCCGCCAGCGCCGGCATCGGCTATCTGGCGATGAACGCCCGCGAATTCCTGCAGACCGACGTGGTGGTGCTGGCGATCCTCCTCTACGCCGTGCTCGGCAAGCTCGCCGACCTTGCCGCGCGCGGCCTGGAACGCGTCTGGCTGCGCTGGCATCCG is from Pseudomonas sp. LS44 and encodes:
- the ssuC gene encoding aliphatic sulfonate ABC transporter permease SsuC, with protein sequence MTPQTLHKLAARLAPWALPVLLLALWQLAVVAGWLSTRILPAPSAVFAAGVALVQSGELWQHLAISGWRAGVGFAIGGAIGLALGLITGLSTWGERLLDSSVQMLRNVPHLALIPLVILWFGIDESAKIFLVALGTLFPIYLNTYHGIRNIDPGLLEMARSYGLSGFALFRQVILPGALPSILVGVRFALGFMWLTLIVAETISASAGIGYLAMNAREFLQTDVVVLAILLYAVLGKLADLAARGLERVWLRWHPAYQAYQAKGGAA